A stretch of the Alnus glutinosa chromosome 6, dhAlnGlut1.1, whole genome shotgun sequence genome encodes the following:
- the LOC133870820 gene encoding protein SIEVE ELEMENT OCCLUSION B-like: MASDKMVLPITAQQPSEDDDDQLNPFTMNHSEIMDLISATHIVPADEKFDADSLFVVVKNILRRSTNIVGNVLQGQEHLENLEEEVSRISFNPLLRTLKQLIHEMACKAPGVEIAHKTTMLILNKLSSYSWDAKAVLILATFALDYEDFLVPHSSHQLIESMEIPKHVPATLKHSDIQKYGKTICELNEIIINMLDVIESVFEAKKLHDLAIEDEHLSRYKLDSVDPVNIYWIIITVIACTTQMYCLKSDEDKTQELLPFTQKISDIDFMRGWSIEIHRSEIEKLKAIRRKMKELLQTPDEIIEVFKALIFAKDDMQPLIDGSTNKMISIEELKKKRVLLLISGLDISRDDISILKSIYDGIRENGYDQYKIVWIPIVEQWTDGLQKKFEMLRSKMPWYIVQYFSPLAGIKFIKEAWHFENRPIVVVMNSQGDVFNENALYMIKNIGMDAFPFTVPVIHPSMLVRPHGPYAIEEYTFFCGGKDKRWIEQFSEKVNVLAEDPITQEAYIFIELSCVGKSRKQWQFWKQYQAQKKTKSDPENQEIQKLLLSFKNESRWAVLTKWSTRVVSDHGTTILKVLEAFEEWKVNVPEKGFEICFKEYHDKFLKTGPQPSTS; encoded by the exons ATGGCCAGCGATAAGATGGTACTGCCAATTACCGCACAGCAACCCAgtgaggatgatgatgatcaGCTGAACCCGTTTACCATGAACCACAGCGAGATCATGGATCTAATTTCTGCAACCCATATTGTTCCTGCTGACGAAAAATTTGATGCCGACTCTCTTTTCGTTGTCGTCAAAAACATTCTTAGGCGTTCAACCAATATTGTCGGCAATGTTTTACAG GGCCAAGAACACCTGGAGAACCTGGAGGAAGAAGTATCTAGAATTAGCTTCAATCCGCTATTACGCACACTCAAGCAACTTATCCATGAG ATGGCATGCAAGGCTCCGGGTGTGGAAATTGCACACAAAACAACGATGTTAATACTTAACAAACTCTCAAGCTATTCATGGGATGCTAAGGCTGTGCTGATACTTGCAACTTTTGCTTTGGATTATGAGGATTTCTTGGTGCCTCACTCATCGCACCAACTCATTGAATCAATGGAGATACCAAAACATGTACCTGCCACCTTAAAGCACTCGGACATTCAAAAATACGGGAAAACGATTTGTGAACTTAACGAAATTATCATTAACATGTTGGACGTTATCGAGTCCGTCTTTGAGGCGAAGAAGCTACATGATCTTGCTATAGAGGATGAACATTTATCAAGATATAAATTGGATTCCGTGGACCCGGTGAATATCTATTGGATTATCATTACTGTTATAGCTTGCACAACTCAGATGTATTGTCTCAAAAGCGATGA GGACAAGACACAGGAACTACTTCCCTTCACCCAGAAAATCAGTGACATCGACTTCATGCGAGGGTGGAGCATAGAAATTCACCGTTCAGAGATAG AGAAACTGAAGGCAATTAGAAGGAAAATGAAGGAACTTTTACAAACACCTGACGAAATCATAGAGGTTTTCAAGGCGTTGATTTTCGCCAAGGATGATATGCAGCCTCTTATTGACGGTTCTACCAACAAAATG ATTAGCATCGAAGagctgaaaaagaaaagggttctATTGCTCATTTCAGGCCTAGACATCTCCAGGGATGATATCTCAATTTTAAAGTCAATTTATGATGGAATAAGAGAAAATGGGTATGATCAGTACAAAATTGTATGGATCCCAATTGTGGAGCAATGGACTGATGGCCTGCAAAAGAAGTTTGAGATGTTGCGGTCTAAAATGCCATGGTACATAGTGCAATACTTTTCACCACTAGCAGGCATCAAATTCATTAAGGAGGCGTGGCACTTCGAGAATAGACCTATTGTCGTGGTGATGAACTCGCAAGGGGATGTATTTAACGAAAATGCACTCTACATGATTAAGAACATAGGAATGGATGCCTTCCCTTTCACTGTACCGGTCATCCATCCTAGCATGCTCGTGCGTCCACATGGACCGTACGCA ATCGAAGAGTACACCTTCTTCTGTGGAGGCAAGGACAAGAGATGGATTGAACAATTCTCCGAGAAAGTAAACGTTTTGGCTGAGGATCCGATCACACAGGAAGCATACATTTTCATAGAGTTGTCTTGCGTTGGAAAAAGTCGAAAACAGTGGCAATTTTGGAAACAGTATCAGGCTCAAAAGAAGACTAAGTCCGACCCTGAGAACCAGGAAATCCAAAAGTTGTTGCTTTCCTTCAAGAATGAGAGTAGATGGGCCGTGTTGACCAAATGGTCTACGAGGGTAGTCAGTGATCATGGGACGACAATTCTAAAGGTCTTGGAGGCGTTTGAAGAGTGGAAGGTGAATGTGCCTGAGAAAGGCTTCGAAATTTGCTTCAAAGAGTACCATGACAAGTTTCTTAAAACTGGTCCCCAGCCATCGACATCATGA
- the LOC133870867 gene encoding uncharacterized protein LOC133870867, producing the protein MYNEFQQPSTPSLRHKVKLWCFSSSVHHSGPPEGDDQDKPRSPRSPYAWIKSTAQDLPEIRDRCKNLISRIGCRARSRHHRSHSADFSYDPLSYALNFEDDTRVDEFPLNFSARLAASRRDIVAFS; encoded by the coding sequence ATGTATAACGAATTCCAGCAACCATCCACGCCCTCGCTGAGGCACAAGGTAAAGCTGTGGTGTTTCTCCTCCTCGGTCCACCACAGCGGGCCTCCGGAAGGCGATGATCAGGACAAGCCGCGGTCTCCGCGCTCGCCCTACGCGTGGATCAAATCGACCGCCCAGGACCTGCCCGAGATACGTGACCGATGCAAGAACCTGATCTCGCGGATCGGCTGCAGGGCCCGCAGCAGGCACCACCGCTCGCACTCAGCGGACTTCAGCTACGACCCGCTGAGCTACGCGCTCAATTTCGAAGACGACACACGGGTCGACGAGTTCCCGCTCAACTTCTCCGCGAGGCTCGCGGCGTCGAGGAGGGATATCGTTGCGTTTAGCTGA